The proteins below come from a single Plantactinospora sp. KBS50 genomic window:
- the dnaN gene encoding DNA polymerase III subunit beta, with product MKFRVERDALADAVAWTAKSLPSRPSVPVLAGVLLRVSEGTLQVSGFDYEVSSQVTVDVHGDADGAALVSGRLLAEITKALPAKPVDIAAVGAHLELVCGSARFTLPTMPVEDYPTLPEMPESAGTIDAAAFATAVAQVAIAAGRDETLPMMTGVRLELNGGNLVMLATDRYRLAMRELPWQPDDAEISMNALVPARTLNDTAKTLGPLGGEVTLALAHGGAGEGMIGFAGGTRRTTSRLLDGANYPPVRSLFPATSNAQAQVAVAALVEVVKRVALVAERTTPVLLSFSSDGLVVEAGGTEEARASEAMDATFTGEPMTIGFNPQYLIDGLQNLGSATAVLSFVDAFKPAVISPASEDGEVVPGYRYLIMPIRVTR from the coding sequence ATGAAGTTCCGAGTGGAGCGCGACGCGCTCGCCGATGCGGTGGCATGGACGGCCAAGAGCCTGCCCAGCCGCCCGTCGGTGCCGGTGCTGGCCGGCGTGCTGCTCCGGGTGTCCGAGGGCACCCTCCAGGTCTCCGGCTTCGACTACGAGGTCTCCAGCCAGGTGACGGTGGACGTGCACGGCGACGCCGACGGCGCGGCCCTGGTCTCCGGTCGGCTGCTCGCCGAGATCACCAAGGCGCTCCCGGCCAAGCCGGTGGACATCGCGGCCGTCGGCGCCCACCTGGAGCTGGTCTGCGGCAGTGCCCGATTCACCCTGCCCACCATGCCGGTGGAGGACTACCCGACCCTGCCCGAGATGCCGGAGAGCGCCGGCACCATCGACGCGGCGGCGTTCGCCACGGCCGTCGCCCAGGTCGCCATCGCCGCGGGCCGGGACGAGACGCTGCCGATGATGACCGGGGTGCGGCTCGAACTGAACGGCGGCAACCTGGTCATGCTGGCCACCGACCGGTACCGGCTGGCCATGCGCGAGCTGCCCTGGCAGCCGGACGACGCCGAGATCAGCATGAACGCGCTGGTTCCCGCGCGGACCCTGAACGACACCGCGAAGACCCTCGGCCCGCTCGGCGGGGAGGTGACGCTGGCCCTGGCGCACGGCGGCGCGGGCGAGGGCATGATCGGGTTCGCCGGCGGCACCCGGCGGACCACCAGCCGGCTGCTCGACGGCGCCAACTACCCGCCGGTCCGTTCGCTCTTCCCGGCCACCTCGAACGCCCAGGCGCAGGTCGCGGTCGCCGCGCTGGTCGAGGTGGTGAAGCGGGTGGCGCTGGTCGCCGAGCGGACCACCCCGGTCCTGCTCAGCTTCAGCTCGGACGGGCTCGTGGTCGAGGCCGGCGGCACCGAGGAGGCCCGGGCCAGCGAGGCGATGGACGCCACCTTCACGGGTGAGCCCATGACGATCGGGTTCAACCCGCAGTACCTCATCGACGGGTTGCAGAACCTCGGCTCCGCCACGGCGGTGCTGTCATTCGTGGACGCGTTCAAGCCGGCGGTGATTTCTCCCGCGAGCGAGGATGGTGAGGTGGTGCCGGGGTACCGGTACCTCATCATGCCGATCCGGGTCACCCGCTGA
- the gnd gene encoding phosphogluconate dehydrogenase (NAD(+)-dependent, decarboxylating) yields the protein MQLGLVGLGRMGGNMQERLRAAGHEVVGYDRNPEVSDVASLAELAEKLVAPRAVWVMVPAAVTDATIDELAEVLGDGDIIVDGGNSRFSDDGPRAERLDRRGIGYCDAGVSGGVWGRRNGYALMVGGSAEHVERLMPIFDALKPDSEFGFVHAGPVGAGHYAKMVHNGIEYGLMQAYAEGYELLTKSELVTNVPGVFKSWRDGSVVKSWLLDLLDRALEQDPDLSALRGYAEDTGEGRWTVDEAIRLAVPMNVIASSLFARFTSRQVDSPALKAVAALRQQFGGHAVTPTEG from the coding sequence ATGCAGCTCGGCCTCGTCGGTCTCGGCCGGATGGGCGGCAACATGCAGGAGCGGTTGCGCGCCGCCGGGCACGAGGTGGTCGGCTACGACCGCAACCCGGAGGTGAGCGACGTGGCCAGCCTCGCCGAGCTGGCCGAGAAGCTGGTCGCCCCGCGCGCCGTCTGGGTGATGGTGCCGGCGGCGGTCACCGACGCCACCATTGACGAACTGGCCGAGGTGCTGGGCGACGGCGACATCATCGTCGACGGCGGCAACTCGCGGTTCAGCGACGACGGTCCCCGCGCCGAACGGCTCGACCGGCGGGGCATCGGGTACTGCGACGCCGGCGTCTCCGGCGGCGTCTGGGGCCGGCGGAACGGCTACGCCCTGATGGTCGGCGGCAGCGCCGAGCACGTCGAGCGGCTGATGCCGATCTTCGACGCGCTCAAGCCCGACAGCGAGTTCGGCTTCGTGCACGCCGGTCCGGTCGGCGCCGGGCACTACGCCAAGATGGTGCACAACGGCATCGAGTACGGCCTCATGCAGGCCTACGCCGAGGGCTACGAGCTGCTCACCAAGTCCGAGCTGGTCACCAACGTCCCCGGGGTGTTCAAGTCGTGGCGGGACGGCAGCGTGGTCAAGTCCTGGCTGCTGGACCTGCTGGACCGGGCGCTGGAGCAGGATCCCGACCTGTCCGCGCTGCGCGGCTACGCGGAGGACACCGGCGAGGGGCGCTGGACGGTGGACGAGGCGATCCGGCTCGCCGTGCCGATGAACGTCATCGCGAGTTCGCTCTTCGCCCGGTTCACCTCCCGGCAGGTCGACTCGCCCGCGCTGAAGGCGGTGGCCGCGCTCCGCCAGCAGTTCGGCGGGCACGCCGTCACCCCCACCGAGGGCTAG
- the recF gene encoding DNA replication/repair protein RecF translates to MHVRRLELVDFRSYERVSVDLEPGGNVLVGPNGMGKTNLIEALGYVATLSSHRVATDAPLVRAGAGAGVVRCAIQHEGRELLVELEIVPGRANRARLGRSPVRRARDVLGALRLVLFAPEDLELVRGDPGERRRYLDELLVSRAPRFAGVRADYDRVIKQRNALLRSAYLARKTGGGRADLSTLDVWDVHLARHGAELLTGRLELVAALAPHLAKSYDAVAAGRHGASIGYRPSVELPEVPDRAAVQEALAAALVATRPAEIERGVTLVGPHRDDLHLALGPLPARGYASHGESWSYALALRLAAYELLRADGIEPVLALDDVFAELDTGRRDRLAGLVGGAAQLLVTCAVADDVPAALRGARFEVTEGAVRRAG, encoded by the coding sequence GTGCACGTCCGACGGCTGGAACTGGTCGACTTCCGGTCGTACGAGCGGGTGAGCGTCGATCTGGAACCGGGCGGGAACGTCCTTGTCGGGCCGAACGGGATGGGCAAGACCAACCTGATCGAGGCGCTCGGCTACGTCGCCACCCTCTCCAGCCACCGTGTCGCCACCGACGCCCCGCTGGTGCGCGCGGGCGCCGGGGCGGGTGTGGTGCGCTGCGCCATCCAGCACGAGGGCCGGGAACTGCTGGTCGAGCTGGAGATCGTGCCGGGCAGGGCCAACCGCGCCCGGCTCGGTCGCTCGCCGGTACGCCGGGCGCGCGACGTCCTGGGCGCGCTGCGGCTGGTGCTGTTCGCCCCGGAGGATCTCGAACTCGTCCGGGGCGATCCGGGGGAGCGCCGCCGCTACCTGGACGAACTGCTGGTCAGCCGCGCCCCGCGGTTCGCCGGCGTGCGGGCCGACTACGACCGGGTGATCAAACAGCGCAACGCGCTGCTGCGCTCGGCGTACCTGGCCCGCAAGACCGGCGGCGGCCGTGCCGACCTGAGCACGCTGGACGTCTGGGACGTGCACCTGGCCCGGCACGGCGCGGAGCTGCTGACCGGGCGGCTCGAACTCGTGGCCGCGCTCGCCCCGCACCTGGCCAAGTCGTACGACGCGGTGGCCGCCGGCCGGCACGGCGCGTCGATCGGCTACCGCCCCAGCGTGGAACTGCCCGAGGTGCCGGACCGGGCGGCCGTGCAGGAGGCGCTCGCCGCGGCCCTGGTCGCCACCCGGCCGGCGGAGATCGAGCGGGGGGTCACGCTGGTCGGGCCGCACCGCGACGACCTGCACCTCGCGCTCGGGCCGCTGCCGGCGCGGGGGTACGCCAGCCACGGGGAATCCTGGTCGTACGCGCTGGCCCTGCGGCTGGCCGCGTACGAACTGCTGCGGGCCGACGGCATCGAACCGGTGCTGGCCCTGGACGACGTGTTCGCGGAGCTGGACACCGGCCGGCGGGACCGGCTGGCCGGTCTGGTCGGCGGTGCCGCGCAACTGCTGGTCACCTGCGCGGTCGCCGACGACGTGCCGGCGGCGCTGCGCGGTGCCCGGTTCGAGGTGACGGAGGGGGCGGTGCGTCGTGCCGGATGA
- a CDS encoding DUF721 domain-containing protein — translation MPDEPEPPAAGPELARAVLEAALARRQANRPRRRGGGAAADAAAQDGDGDGAPGPGGRSGTGRRGRPRGYSGPGPDPRDPQPLGAVLARLVKTRGWQRPTAEATVFGSWAKVVGPDVAEHSRPIKLADGELTVEAESTAWATQLRLLSGSLLRQIASVVGHDVVRRLNIHGPAAPSWSRGPRRVRGRGPRDTYG, via the coding sequence GTGCCGGATGAACCCGAGCCGCCGGCGGCCGGTCCCGAACTGGCCCGGGCGGTGTTGGAGGCGGCGCTGGCCCGGCGGCAGGCCAACCGGCCGCGCCGCCGCGGTGGTGGCGCGGCCGCGGACGCCGCGGCGCAGGACGGCGACGGCGACGGCGCGCCCGGCCCGGGCGGTCGGAGCGGGACCGGCCGGCGGGGACGGCCGCGTGGCTACTCGGGGCCGGGGCCGGACCCGCGGGATCCGCAGCCGCTCGGCGCGGTCCTGGCCCGACTGGTGAAGACCCGGGGCTGGCAGCGTCCCACGGCCGAGGCGACCGTCTTCGGCTCCTGGGCCAAGGTGGTCGGCCCGGACGTCGCCGAGCACAGCCGCCCGATCAAGCTGGCCGACGGCGAGCTGACCGTCGAGGCGGAGTCCACCGCCTGGGCCACCCAGCTGAGGCTGCTCAGCGGTTCGCTGCTGCGCCAGATCGCCAGCGTGGTCGGGCACGACGTGGTGCGCCGGCTGAACATCCACGGGCCGGCGGCGCCGTCCTGGTCCCGCGGGCCGCGCCGGGTCCGCGGCCGCGGACCGCGGGACACCTACGGCTGA
- the gyrB gene encoding DNA topoisomerase (ATP-hydrolyzing) subunit B, translating into MAAQKKQEYGAESITVLEGLEAVRKRPGMYIGSTGERGLHHLVQEVVDNAVDEAMAGYCDTIEVVLLADGGVRVTDNGRGFPVDLHPKLKKPGVEVALTVLHAGGKFDGKSYAVSGGLHGVGVSVVNALSTRMAVEIQKNGFFWRQRYTNSKPSALEKGEPTNRTGSAVSFWPDPTIFETVDFDFQTIYRRLQEMAFLNRGLTISLRDERAQDEDGKPREVTFCYKGGIADFVRHLNASKNPIHKTVVEFGAEEDGMAVEIAMQWNESYGESVYTFANTINTHEGGTHEEGFRSALTSVVNRYGADRKLLKSDEKLSGEDIREGLAAIISVKLSEPQFEGQTKTKLGNTPVKSFVQRVCNEWLVDWFDRNPSEAKTIIQKASQAARARIAAQQARKLARRKSLLESGSMPGKLADCQSTDPRESEVFIVEGDSAGGSAKQGRDPRTQAILPIRGKILNVEKARIDRVLKNNEVQALITALGTGIHDDFDIEKLRYHKIVLMADADVDGQHIQTLLLTLLFRFMRPLVELGHVYLAAPPLYKIKWNRKGDDAQYAYSDRERDGLIALRQQAKPNAKPDDIQRFKGLGEMNYPELWETTMNPATRTLRQVTLDDAAVADELFSVLMGEDVEARRSFIQRNAKDVRFLDI; encoded by the coding sequence GTGGCAGCGCAGAAGAAGCAGGAGTACGGCGCCGAGTCGATCACCGTGCTGGAGGGCCTTGAGGCGGTTCGAAAGCGACCCGGTATGTACATCGGGTCCACCGGTGAGCGTGGTCTGCACCATCTGGTCCAGGAAGTTGTCGACAACGCCGTCGACGAGGCGATGGCCGGCTACTGCGACACCATCGAGGTGGTCCTGCTCGCCGACGGCGGCGTCCGGGTCACCGACAACGGCCGGGGCTTCCCGGTCGACCTGCACCCCAAGCTCAAGAAGCCCGGTGTCGAGGTGGCGCTGACCGTGCTGCACGCCGGCGGCAAGTTCGACGGCAAGTCGTACGCGGTCTCCGGTGGCCTGCACGGCGTCGGCGTCTCCGTGGTGAACGCCCTCTCCACGCGGATGGCCGTGGAGATCCAGAAGAACGGCTTCTTCTGGCGCCAGCGGTACACCAACTCCAAGCCCTCCGCGCTGGAGAAGGGCGAGCCGACGAACCGCACCGGCTCGGCGGTCTCGTTCTGGCCGGACCCGACGATCTTCGAGACGGTCGACTTCGACTTCCAGACCATCTACCGCCGGTTGCAGGAGATGGCCTTCCTGAACCGCGGCCTGACCATCTCGCTGCGGGACGAGCGCGCCCAGGACGAGGACGGCAAGCCCCGCGAGGTCACCTTCTGCTACAAGGGCGGCATCGCCGACTTCGTCCGGCACCTCAACGCCTCCAAGAACCCGATCCACAAGACGGTGGTCGAGTTCGGCGCCGAGGAGGACGGCATGGCGGTCGAGATCGCCATGCAGTGGAACGAGTCGTACGGCGAGTCGGTCTACACCTTCGCCAACACGATCAACACGCACGAGGGCGGCACCCACGAGGAGGGCTTCCGGTCCGCGCTGACCAGCGTGGTCAACCGGTACGGCGCCGATCGGAAGCTGCTCAAGAGCGACGAGAAGCTCTCCGGCGAGGACATCCGGGAAGGGCTCGCGGCGATCATCTCGGTGAAGCTGTCCGAGCCGCAGTTCGAGGGCCAGACCAAGACCAAGCTCGGCAACACCCCGGTGAAGAGTTTCGTGCAGCGGGTCTGCAACGAATGGCTGGTCGACTGGTTCGACCGCAACCCCAGCGAGGCCAAGACCATCATCCAGAAGGCGTCGCAGGCGGCGCGCGCCCGGATCGCCGCCCAGCAGGCCCGCAAGCTGGCCCGGCGCAAGTCGCTGCTGGAGTCGGGGTCGATGCCGGGCAAGCTGGCCGACTGCCAGTCGACCGACCCGCGCGAGTCCGAGGTGTTCATCGTCGAGGGCGACTCGGCGGGCGGCTCGGCGAAGCAGGGCCGCGACCCGCGTACCCAGGCGATCCTGCCGATCCGCGGCAAGATCCTCAACGTGGAGAAGGCCCGGATCGACCGGGTGCTGAAGAACAACGAGGTGCAGGCGCTGATCACGGCCCTTGGCACCGGTATCCACGACGACTTCGACATCGAGAAGCTGCGATACCACAAGATCGTGCTGATGGCCGACGCGGACGTCGACGGCCAGCACATCCAGACCCTGCTGCTCACCCTGCTGTTCCGGTTCATGCGGCCGCTTGTCGAACTGGGCCACGTCTACCTGGCCGCGCCGCCGCTCTACAAGATCAAGTGGAACCGCAAGGGTGACGACGCCCAGTACGCCTACTCCGACCGGGAGCGGGACGGCCTGATCGCGCTGCGCCAGCAGGCGAAGCCGAACGCCAAGCCGGACGACATCCAGCGGTTCAAGGGCCTCGGTGAGATGAACTACCCGGAGCTGTGGGAGACCACGATGAACCCGGCCACCCGTACGCTGCGGCAGGTCACCCTCGATGACGCCGCGGTGGCCGATGAGCTGTTCAGCGTGCTGATGGGTGAGGATGTCGAGGCGCGCCGGTCGTTCATCCAGCGCAACGCCAAGGACGTGCGGTTCCTGGACATCTGA
- the gyrA gene encoding DNA gyrase subunit A, whose amino-acid sequence MQRSYLDYAMSVIVGRALPDVRDGLKPVHRKILYAMFDSGYRPDRGYVKCSRVVGDVMGQFHPHGDSAIYDALVRMAQPWSLRYPLVDGNGNFGSPGNDPAAAMRYTECKLDPLAMEMLRDIDEDTVDLQDNYDGRAKEPTILPSRIPNLLVNGSEGIAVGMATKIPPHNLREIAGAVQWCLEHPEADEAETLDALIGIVKGPDFPTHGLIVGTGPIQDAYRTGRGSIRMRAVVEVEEDRRGRASLVVTELPYQVNPDNLAERIAELIKEGKLAGIADIKDESSGRTGMRLVLVLKRDAVAKVVLNNLYKHTQLQETFGANMLALVDGVPRTLNLAQFIRYYVEHQIDVIRRRTAYRLRKAEERAHILRGLVKALDALDEVIALIRRSPTVEEARQGLINLLTIDEVQATAILDMQLRRLAALERQKIVDELAKIELEIADYRDILAKPERQRKIISDELGEIVAKWGDERRTRIVPFDGEVSMEDLIAREDVVVTITRTGYAKRTKVDLYRSQRRGGKGVSGATLRQDDIVSHFFVCSTHDWMLFFTNKGRVYRAKAYELPEANRVARGQHVANLLAFQPDEQIAQVIKIPDYRVAPYLVLATSKGLVKKTRLEEFDSNRSGGIIAINLRDGDELVGAALAGPEDDLLLVSKNAQAIRFNATDEALRPMGRATSGVIGMRFTDEDVLLAMEVVREGMDVLVATNGGYAKRTPIEEYPVQGRGGKGVLTAKITERRGGLVGAVVISPDDELFAITSNGGVIRTPVKPVRRTRDRNTMGVKLMDLPDGVTIVAIARNADEPDEQD is encoded by the coding sequence ATGCAGCGCTCCTACCTCGACTACGCGATGAGCGTCATCGTGGGTCGGGCGCTGCCGGACGTCCGCGACGGGCTCAAGCCGGTCCACCGCAAGATTCTCTATGCGATGTTCGACTCCGGCTACCGGCCGGACCGCGGCTATGTGAAGTGCTCCCGGGTCGTCGGCGACGTGATGGGCCAGTTCCACCCGCACGGCGACTCGGCCATCTACGACGCGCTGGTCCGGATGGCCCAGCCCTGGTCGCTGCGGTACCCGCTGGTGGACGGCAACGGCAACTTCGGTTCGCCGGGTAACGATCCCGCGGCGGCCATGCGCTACACCGAGTGCAAGCTGGACCCGCTGGCCATGGAGATGCTGCGGGACATCGACGAGGACACCGTCGACCTGCAGGACAACTACGACGGTCGGGCGAAGGAGCCGACGATCCTGCCGTCGCGCATCCCGAACCTGCTGGTGAACGGCTCCGAAGGCATCGCGGTCGGGATGGCCACCAAGATCCCGCCGCACAACCTGCGGGAGATCGCCGGCGCCGTCCAGTGGTGCCTGGAGCACCCGGAGGCGGACGAGGCGGAGACGCTGGACGCGCTGATCGGCATCGTGAAGGGTCCGGACTTCCCGACCCACGGCCTGATCGTCGGCACCGGGCCGATCCAGGACGCGTACCGGACCGGCCGCGGCTCGATCCGGATGCGCGCCGTGGTGGAGGTCGAGGAGGACCGCCGCGGTCGGGCGAGCCTGGTGGTGACCGAGCTGCCCTACCAGGTGAACCCGGACAACCTGGCCGAGCGGATCGCCGAGCTGATCAAGGAGGGCAAGCTCGCCGGCATCGCCGACATCAAGGACGAGTCGTCGGGGCGTACCGGCATGCGGCTGGTGCTGGTGCTCAAGCGGGACGCCGTGGCGAAGGTGGTGCTGAACAACCTCTACAAGCACACCCAGCTCCAGGAGACGTTCGGCGCGAACATGCTCGCGCTGGTCGACGGCGTACCCCGGACGCTGAACCTGGCGCAGTTCATCCGCTACTACGTCGAGCACCAGATCGACGTGATCCGGCGGCGGACCGCGTACCGGTTGCGCAAGGCCGAGGAACGGGCGCACATCCTGCGCGGTCTGGTGAAGGCGCTGGACGCGTTGGACGAGGTGATCGCGCTGATCCGCCGCTCGCCGACGGTCGAGGAGGCCCGGCAGGGTCTGATCAACCTGCTGACCATCGACGAGGTGCAGGCCACGGCGATCCTGGACATGCAGCTTCGCCGGCTCGCCGCGCTGGAACGTCAGAAGATCGTCGACGAGCTGGCGAAGATCGAGCTGGAGATCGCCGACTACCGGGACATCCTCGCGAAGCCGGAGCGGCAGCGGAAGATCATCTCGGACGAGCTCGGCGAGATCGTGGCGAAGTGGGGCGACGAGCGGCGTACCCGGATCGTGCCGTTCGACGGCGAGGTCTCGATGGAGGACCTGATCGCCCGCGAGGACGTAGTGGTGACAATCACACGGACCGGCTACGCCAAGCGGACCAAGGTCGACCTCTACCGTTCGCAGCGCCGCGGCGGCAAGGGCGTCAGCGGCGCCACCCTGCGCCAGGACGACATCGTCAGCCACTTCTTCGTCTGCTCGACGCACGACTGGATGCTGTTCTTCACCAACAAGGGTCGGGTGTACCGGGCGAAGGCGTACGAACTGCCGGAGGCGAACCGGGTGGCCCGCGGGCAGCACGTGGCGAACCTGCTGGCCTTCCAACCGGACGAACAGATCGCCCAGGTCATCAAGATCCCGGACTACCGGGTCGCGCCGTACCTGGTGCTGGCCACCAGCAAGGGTCTGGTCAAGAAGACCCGGCTGGAGGAGTTCGACTCGAACCGCTCCGGTGGCATCATCGCGATCAACCTGCGGGACGGCGACGAGTTGGTCGGCGCCGCGCTCGCCGGCCCGGAGGACGACCTCCTGTTGGTATCCAAGAACGCGCAGGCGATACGGTTCAATGCCACGGACGAGGCGTTGCGTCCGATGGGCCGGGCGACATCCGGTGTCATCGGGATGCGGTTCACGGATGAGGACGTCCTGTTGGCCATGGAGGTGGTCCGCGAGGGCATGGACGTTCTCGTGGCAACGAACGGAGGGTACGCAAAACGTACCCCGATCGAGGAATACCCCGTCCAGGGCCGGGGAGGTAAAGGTGTGCTCACCGCGAAGATCACCGAACGACGCGGCGGGCTGGTCGGTGCCGTGGTGATCAGCCCGGACGACGAGCTGTTCGCGATCACCAGCAACGGTGGCGTCATCCGGACTCCCGTGAAGCCTGTACGCCGTACTCGCGATCGGAACACAATGGGGGTCAAGTTGATGGACCTTCCAGACGGCGTAACAATCGTGGCCATTGCTCGCAATGCCGACGAGCCTGACGAACAGGACTAG
- a CDS encoding DLW-39 family protein translates to MLKKLLVVASIVGVAALVFRKVKASNDERALWHEATTAPDLS, encoded by the coding sequence ATGTTGAAGAAGCTCCTTGTCGTGGCCAGCATCGTCGGTGTGGCTGCCCTCGTCTTCCGCAAGGTCAAGGCGTCGAACGACGAGCGTGCCCTCTGGCACGAGGCCACCACCGCTCCCGACCTGAGCTGA
- a CDS encoding ABC transporter substrate-binding protein, with the protein MSPSQLLGAALAGCVVLAVGACSGTQVAEAPAPSTGASAVAGPRTTYPLTIDNCGRKVTFTQAPSRVVLLNGASVAEVESMIALGVQGAIVANSQSYGVSDDPTMVERIKAIPTGGVKLNKNFEVPREQVLAQAPDLVISTWAGGFDDKIGSITRDELAKAGINSFVTPSNCANGATSPRPQDTATYANRTVESSFDLLTQLGQVFDVQGRAEQVVQESRASLAALPAPTGDRKRVLAAYPSMGSAMGLTVPAVFGGGIYDDIITRAGGVNAFGGLTDQQLGAINVEALAAADVDVLVIGLWQPDDDAGKFAEQLFAQFPQWPASKTRTYTSVSDSFYLGPLNAVAVKRISDAVRAAG; encoded by the coding sequence TTGAGTCCCTCCCAGCTCCTCGGCGCGGCGCTGGCCGGGTGCGTCGTTCTGGCGGTCGGTGCCTGTTCCGGGACGCAGGTGGCGGAGGCGCCGGCGCCGTCGACCGGTGCGTCGGCGGTGGCCGGTCCGCGGACCACATATCCGCTGACGATCGACAACTGCGGCCGCAAGGTCACCTTCACTCAGGCGCCGAGCCGGGTCGTGCTGCTCAACGGCGCGTCGGTAGCCGAGGTCGAGTCGATGATCGCGCTCGGCGTGCAGGGTGCCATCGTGGCGAACAGCCAGAGTTACGGCGTCTCCGACGATCCGACGATGGTTGAGCGGATCAAGGCCATCCCGACCGGTGGGGTGAAGCTGAACAAGAACTTCGAGGTACCTCGGGAGCAGGTGCTGGCCCAGGCGCCGGATTTGGTGATCTCGACGTGGGCGGGTGGCTTCGACGACAAGATCGGCTCGATCACCCGGGACGAACTGGCCAAGGCCGGCATCAACAGCTTCGTGACGCCGTCCAACTGCGCCAACGGTGCGACCTCGCCACGCCCGCAGGACACGGCGACGTACGCGAATCGGACGGTCGAGTCGTCGTTCGACCTGCTGACCCAGCTCGGGCAGGTCTTCGACGTCCAGGGCCGGGCGGAGCAGGTCGTGCAGGAGTCGCGCGCTTCGCTGGCCGCACTCCCGGCGCCCACCGGCGATCGTAAGCGGGTGCTGGCCGCCTACCCGAGCATGGGGTCGGCGATGGGGCTCACCGTGCCGGCGGTGTTCGGCGGCGGGATCTACGACGACATCATCACCCGGGCCGGCGGCGTCAACGCGTTCGGCGGCCTGACCGACCAGCAGCTCGGCGCGATCAACGTCGAGGCATTGGCCGCGGCGGACGTGGACGTGCTGGTGATCGGGCTGTGGCAGCCGGATGACGATGCCGGGAAGTTCGCCGAGCAGTTGTTCGCGCAGTTCCCGCAGTGGCCGGCGTCGAAGACCAGGACGTACACCTCGGTGTCCGACAGCTTCTATCTCGGGCCGTTGAACGCGGTCGCGGTCAAGCGGATCAGCGATGCCGTCCGCGCCGCCGGCTGA
- a CDS encoding iron ABC transporter permease → MIALLAGAVVLAAAVAIAVGTVPVPLGDVAAVTWAHLTPGDSERSLLYDQIVWDFRAPRVLLAGVAGAGLSIAGVCLQALVRNPLADPYLLGISSGASVGAVLALTLAPAVIAGLGLVGAAFVGALASVALVVVLAQRAGRVAPGRLILAGVAVGYLGSAVTSYIQLQANPSELRGIMFWLLGSVATASWGDLPAPAVALVCCLVWLLVDGRRLNALTMGETSAAGLGIDVNRLRLGLLAAASLLTATIVSVAGGIGFVGLMVPHAVRLLVGPDHRRVVPVSLLVGAVFLILVDLLSRTLDRPNEMPIGIFTAALGAPFFLWLLRSQSGAVR, encoded by the coding sequence TTGATCGCGCTCCTGGCCGGCGCGGTGGTGCTGGCCGCGGCCGTCGCGATCGCGGTCGGCACGGTGCCGGTGCCGCTCGGCGACGTGGCCGCGGTGACCTGGGCCCATCTGACGCCCGGCGACAGCGAGCGCAGCCTGCTGTACGACCAGATCGTGTGGGACTTCCGGGCGCCGCGGGTGCTGTTGGCCGGGGTGGCCGGCGCGGGACTGAGCATCGCCGGGGTGTGCCTGCAGGCGCTGGTGCGTAACCCTCTCGCCGATCCCTATCTGCTCGGCATCTCCTCGGGCGCCTCGGTCGGTGCGGTCCTCGCGCTGACCCTCGCGCCCGCGGTGATCGCCGGGCTGGGGTTGGTCGGCGCGGCCTTCGTCGGGGCGCTGGCCAGCGTGGCACTGGTGGTGGTCCTGGCCCAGCGGGCCGGCCGGGTCGCGCCCGGGCGGCTGATCCTGGCCGGGGTGGCGGTCGGCTACCTCGGCTCGGCCGTGACCAGCTACATCCAGTTGCAGGCCAACCCGAGCGAGCTGCGCGGAATCATGTTCTGGCTGCTCGGATCGGTTGCCACCGCGTCCTGGGGCGACCTTCCGGCACCGGCCGTCGCCCTCGTGTGCTGCCTGGTCTGGCTGCTGGTCGACGGCCGCCGGTTGAACGCGTTGACCATGGGCGAGACGTCGGCCGCCGGGCTCGGGATCGACGTCAACCGGCTGCGGCTCGGGCTGCTCGCCGCGGCGTCGCTGCTGACCGCCACGATCGTCAGCGTCGCCGGGGGGATCGGGTTCGTCGGGCTGATGGTGCCGCACGCGGTCCGTCTGCTGGTCGGCCCCGACCACCGGCGGGTCGTGCCGGTGTCGCTGCTGGTCGGCGCGGTCTTCCTGATCCTCGTCGACCTGCTGTCGCGGACCCTGGACCGGCCCAACGAGATGCCGATCGGCATCTTCACCGCCGCCCTCGGCGCGCCGTTCTTCCTGTGGCTGCTGCGCAGTCAGTCCGGGGCGGTGCGATGA